Sequence from the Amaranthus tricolor cultivar Red isolate AtriRed21 chromosome 1, ASM2621246v1, whole genome shotgun sequence genome:
AATTTATTgtgttataaaaaaattttaaattgttaaataatttactatataatataAGTACTATGTTTTGATGGATGCAtatatttataatgataattaatgaTTTGGATTAGGATGGAGAAGGTGGACATAAAAAAGCTAAGGTGTATAGCCAAAGTGGTGGGAACTTTAGTCACAGTTGGTGGTGCTATGTTGATGACATTGTATAAAGGTCATGTCATCAACTTTGTTTGGTCTTCTCATATTCATCCTGCTCACACCACCTCCACCGCCGCTGTTGCCGCCGCTGCCGATAGAGATTGGGTGAAAGGTTCTATTCTTCTCATCTTAGCCACCCTAGCTTGGGCCGCCTTTTTCATCCTTCAGgtaataactttaaaaaatactatcagccattttttttttacatagttATACTTTTCTCTTTTATATAAAGATTTTTTAGGCTAGTgtagctattaaaaaaaaaataactttatttagtaactattatattatattatgactTATTTATTCAGCAGTATttggtttttttatatttaaaagaataatttgcaaattacagtctcaatgtttttttttgcgaattacagccaccgAAGTATCAAAGTTTAAAGGTTCAGGCAAAAAATACAGAACTGCAACTATTTAACCTAAAATTCCAACCACCAAAATGGTCGGAATTCTGTATTTTGGCTTGAACATGCAAGATactttggtggctgtaattcgcaaaaaataaatattgaggcTGTAAATcgcgaaagtgctaaactttaaggctCTAATTCACTAACtattcttaaaaaataaaattattgtaacAAAATTAAATACACACAaattattagagtatataatatatttttgggtctcaatcattatttttaaaattttgtttgaattgattACTTGAGATGGTATCAAAGGCAACGTGATAAGAGGTTACGGCTTCCATTTAAATACTCTAACAAAAATAATGTTAATGGGATAAAATTTGTTGAGTGCAGGCAATAACAATGAGGAAATACACAGCACAACTTTCACTAACAACACTAGTATGCTTTTTGGGGACCTTACAATCCATTGCTGTCACCTTTGTTATGGAACACAAACCCTCTGCATGGACTATTGGTTGGGACATGAACCTTCTTGCTGCTGCTTATGCTGTAACCACTTTATTCTatccttttttttcaattttttttcaaaataaaatatatattgacttattattattatttggaaattacataatagagcaataatattatttaaaaaatgtatGTAACAGGGCATAATAACCTCAGGAGTTGCTTATTATGTACAAGGTGTAGTCATGGAAAAAAGAGGACCTGTTTTCGTCACTGCCTTTAGTCCCTTCATGATGGTCATTGTCGCTTTTATGGGGTCATTTATCCTTGCTGAGAAAATTTATGTTGGAGGGtaagaaaaaacaaaaggaattaaaattatcgtgaataatataattttttgttaattttcttacaataatatcaattattgattaatcatgaataatatcaacttcaaaaataatatcaactctagtttattaactaatttatcaattttttttgttttataatcacctatagtttgatttttaacatgctagggattttctaggaaaacTCCCCTTTAAGTtgttattattcatggttaatcaatagttgttATTATGATCAAGCTTTTCGATATTTAACGTATAGCTGAATTTTTAGGATctgttgtattatttttttaacatgtCTCATCACACGAGAACCTTTTGGATTAGAATTGTGGATGCAACACTATTTTCATACCTAATGcataatattccactttaaataagaGATGATCAAGATTTGAACTcttgacctcttgtcacgttagCTTCCGACCCACATATTACACCAAAAAACTTCCTATACGATTATCCTTATCGTTATGATTAACCACTTTAACTAATACATATTTTTgcataaaatcaattttaaacctatttaattgaagattattaataattagttatataataatgtaaaatttacaATGGTTGCTAGGAAATGTTTGTGCGTAACGCAATCTcctatttatattataacaCAACTAAAGCATGCAATACGTAATTGGCCTAATTCACATAATTCACCCTAAACAACTTCCTTTTCATGTCTTTATCAAAGTATTTTTAGTCTTTAAATTTCTGCCTCGAACTTCCgctttttaaatatcattatcagaatgatttaagttttttaaataaaaattataatggcatatcattataatataatatattacattaaattaaatttctctcattaaaatcaataaaaatttatatattaattttcctTTTCTCATTAAGTATTACATTGCAtgcatatttatataaattttaatatcttattCTCTAAGAATCAattttatttcctaaattattaatatagttTAAATATTATTGGTAATCATCACAATTctctttattatattaatttatttcatattattaattatttacttctataatatgattttaatagtctatataattatataatatatctcaaCATAATGCAAAACGAAATATATGCATGAAATTTAGCATGACACTACCTACTCTAAAGTAATCCATtactttaatcaaaataaaacaccTTTAATATTTTGTGATCTTCATTAGTCCATTTGTAATTGTACGTGTACGTAAATATTCTTTGTAGTATTATGTACTAGTACTTGTTAATCATATAAATCACTAACAtcatattatttctttttttttttattgttgatcaAATAATGCAGTGTTCTTGGGGCTATATTGATAGTGATAGGATTATACTTTGTACTATGGGGCAAGTACAAGGAGTACAAGGAAAAAGAAGCCGAAGAGATTATTCCTGAAGCGAT
This genomic interval carries:
- the LOC130827874 gene encoding WAT1-related protein At5g07050-like, producing MEGKGIIQNNSFLEKSKPYIAMICLQFGYAGMNIVTKVSLNGGMSHYVLVVYRHAFATAVIAPFALVLERGIRPRMTFPIFLQIFVLGLLGPVIDQNFYYMGLKFTSPTFSCAMSNMLPAMTFIMAFLCRMEKVDIKKLRCIAKVVGTLVTVGGAMLMTLYKGHVINFVWSSHIHPAHTTSTAAVAAAADRDWVKGSILLILATLAWAAFFILQAITMRKYTAQLSLTTLVCFLGTLQSIAVTFVMEHKPSAWTIGWDMNLLAAAYAGIITSGVAYYVQGVVMEKRGPVFVTAFSPFMMVIVAFMGSFILAEKIYVGGVLGAILIVIGLYFVLWGKYKEYKEKEAEEIIPEAIKGVHNNNFTAELGTISEDSELDDLESQRVIEPSHTLPTVVISSRMPEPPMLALEAPIKGARTIA